A single genomic interval of Suncus etruscus isolate mSunEtr1 chromosome 12, mSunEtr1.pri.cur, whole genome shotgun sequence harbors:
- the VAMP8 gene encoding vesicle-associated membrane protein 8 — protein MSGTLRDMEEAGGGGGNDRVRNLQSEVEGVKNIMTQNVERILARGENLDHLRNKTEDLEATSEHFKTTSQKVARKFWWKNVKMIVIICVVVFIIILFIVLFATGAIPT, from the exons ATGTCCGGGACGCTCAGAGACATG GAGGAGGCCGGAGGGGGTGGAGGAAATGACCGTGTCCGGAACCTGCAGAGTGAGGTGGAGGGCGTCAAGAACATTATGACCCAGAATGTGGAGCGTATCCTGGCCCGGGGAGAGAATCTTGACCATCTTCGTAACAAGACAGAGGACCTGGAAGCCACA TCTGAGCACTTCAAGACTACATCACAGAAGGTGGCTCGGAAGTTCTGGTGGAAGAACGTGAAGATGATTGTCATCATTTGTGTGGTTGTCTTTATCATCATCCTCTTCATTGTGCTCTTTGCCACCGGTGCCATTCCAACATAG